In the Arachis ipaensis cultivar K30076 chromosome B10, Araip1.1, whole genome shotgun sequence genome, one interval contains:
- the LOC107623901 gene encoding uncharacterized protein LOC107623901 isoform X1, which translates to MNCYSLQQNAFAACEERRGSINLADQKEPVVCPKPRRVGVLCNMPMRPLRWHFNSQQAEGSDSKAGAELLDIIFKRENHGEEFFNQVASSPPYFCGSPPVRAANPLIQDARFGDERNNPISVISSPSGLPSPSSASRKGGCVRMSFGLKPAEVRVEGFDCLNRDRQNSRIPAFA; encoded by the exons ATGAACTGTTATAGCCTTCAGCAGAACGCCTTTGCAGCCTGTGAAGAGAGGAGAGGCTCTATTAACCTTGCTGATCAGAAGGAGCCTGTCGTTTGCCCCAAGCCTCGACGAGTTGGCGTTTTATGTAACATGCCTATGAGGCCCTTAAGATGGCATTTCAA TAGTCAACAAGCTGAGGGGTCTGATTCGAAAGCGGGAGCAGAGCTACTAGACATTATATTCAAGAGG GAGAATCATGGGGAGGAATTTTTTAATCAAGTAGCATCATCTCCTCCATATTTTTGTGGATCTCCTCCGGTTCGGGCGGCTAACCCCTTGATCCAGGATGCACGATTTGGAGACGAAAGGAACAACCCAATATCAGTAATCTCATCGCCGTCAGGCTTACCATCTCCATCTTCGGCATCTCGCAAAGGAGGATGTGTTAGGATGAGTTTTGGACTTAAACCAGCCGAGGTTAGAGTAGAAGGATTTGATTGCCTCAACAGGGATCGCCAGAATTCCAGGATACCTGCTTTTGCTTAA
- the LOC107623901 gene encoding uncharacterized protein LOC107623901 isoform X2, which translates to MNCYSLQQNAFAACEERRGSINLADQKEPVVCPKPRRVGVLCNMPMRPLRWHFNQQAEGSDSKAGAELLDIIFKRENHGEEFFNQVASSPPYFCGSPPVRAANPLIQDARFGDERNNPISVISSPSGLPSPSSASRKGGCVRMSFGLKPAEVRVEGFDCLNRDRQNSRIPAFA; encoded by the exons ATGAACTGTTATAGCCTTCAGCAGAACGCCTTTGCAGCCTGTGAAGAGAGGAGAGGCTCTATTAACCTTGCTGATCAGAAGGAGCCTGTCGTTTGCCCCAAGCCTCGACGAGTTGGCGTTTTATGTAACATGCCTATGAGGCCCTTAAGATGGCATTTCAA TCAACAAGCTGAGGGGTCTGATTCGAAAGCGGGAGCAGAGCTACTAGACATTATATTCAAGAGG GAGAATCATGGGGAGGAATTTTTTAATCAAGTAGCATCATCTCCTCCATATTTTTGTGGATCTCCTCCGGTTCGGGCGGCTAACCCCTTGATCCAGGATGCACGATTTGGAGACGAAAGGAACAACCCAATATCAGTAATCTCATCGCCGTCAGGCTTACCATCTCCATCTTCGGCATCTCGCAAAGGAGGATGTGTTAGGATGAGTTTTGGACTTAAACCAGCCGAGGTTAGAGTAGAAGGATTTGATTGCCTCAACAGGGATCGCCAGAATTCCAGGATACCTGCTTTTGCTTAA
- the LOC107623063 gene encoding ribulose bisphosphate carboxylase small chain 1, chloroplastic, giving the protein MASSMISAPAFTAVNRASPAQANMVAPFSGLKSLGGFPVTRKTNDITSVANNGGRVQCMQVWPPLGKKKFETLSYLPDLNEEQLRKEVDYLLRKGWVPCLEFEVGYGFPYRENHRSPGYYDGRYWTMWKLPMFGCTDSGQVIKELQEAKAAYPKAFVRIIGFDNVRQVQCISFIAYKPEGY; this is encoded by the exons ATGGCTTCCTCCATGATCTCCGCCCCTGCTTTCACCGCGGTTAACCGTGCCTCACCGGCACAGGCTAACATGGTGGCTCCATTCAGTGGCCTGAAATCCTTGGGTGGCTTCCCGGTCACCAGAAAGACCAACGACATCACCTCCGTCGCTAACAACGGTGGAAGAGTCCAATGCATGCAG GTATGGCCACCACTTGGGAAGAAGAAGTTCGAGACTCTTTCATACTTGCCAGACCTGAACGAAGAGCAATTGAGAAAGGAAGTAGACTACCTTCTAAGGAAGGGATGGGTTCCGTGCTTGGAATTCGAAGTCGGG TACGGATTTCCATACCGTGAGAACCACAGGTCACCGGGATACTATGACGGAAGGTACTGGACAATGTGGAAGCTTCCCATGTTTGGATGCACCGACTCAGGTCAGGTCATCAAGGAACTTCAGGAGGCTAAGGCTGCATACCCCAAGGCATTCGTCCGTATCATCGGTTTCGACAACGTTCGCCAAGTGCAGTGCATCAGCTTCATCGCTTACAAGCCCGAGGGCTACTAA
- the LOC107623099 gene encoding ribulose bisphosphate carboxylase small chain 1, chloroplastic, which produces MASSMISAPAFTTVNRASPAQANMVAPFSGLKSLGGFPVTRKTNDITSVANNGGRVQCMQVWPPLGKKKFETLSYLPDLNEEQLRKEVDYLLRKGWVPCLEFEVGYGFPYRENHRSPGYYDGRYWTMWKLPMFGCTDSGQVIKELQEAKAAYPKAFVRIIGFDNVRQVQCISFIAYKPEGY; this is translated from the exons ATGGCTTCCTCCATGATCTCCGCCCCTGCTTTCACCACCGTTAACCGTGCCTCCCCGGCACAGGCTAACATGGTGGCTCCATTCAGTGGCCTGAAATCCTTGGGTGGCTTCCCAGTCACCAGAAAGACCAACGACATCACCTCCGTCGCTAACAACGGCGGAAGAGTCCAATGCATGCAG GTATGGCCACCACTTGGGAAGAAGAAGTTCGAGACTCTTTCATACTTGCCAGACCTGAACGAAGAGCAATTGAGAAAGGAAGTAGACTACCTTCTAAGGAAGGGATGGGTTCCGTGCTTGGAATTCGAAGTCGGG TACGGATTTCCATACCGTGAGAACCACAGGTCACCGGGATACTATGACGGAAGGTACTGGACAATGTGGAAGCTTCCCATGTTTGGATGCACCGACTCAGGTCAGGTCATCAAGGAACTTCAGGAGGCTAAGGCTGCATACCCCAAGGCATTCGTCCGTATCATCGGTTTCGACAACGTTCGCCAAGTGCAGTGCATCAGCTTCATCGCTTACAAGCCAGAGGGCTACTAA